One segment of Alnus glutinosa chromosome 2, dhAlnGlut1.1, whole genome shotgun sequence DNA contains the following:
- the LOC133860300 gene encoding protein AGENET DOMAIN (AGD)-CONTAINING P1, whose protein sequence is MAFFWGDEVEVCSKLDGFVGSYYAGTVVAEYRHNTYAVRYKSLVTDDECRPLIEVVSEDEMRPEPPKVLASGFALFEEVDAFDNDGWWVGKITGRKGSNYCVFFHIYGIEIAYPFSQLRAHLQWVGGKWVSSKNRVF, encoded by the coding sequence ATGGCGTTTTTCTGGGGCGATGAGGTGGAAGTTTGCAGCAAACTAGATGGGTTTGTGGGTTCCTACTATGCAGGCACAGTGGTGGCAGAATATAGACACAACACCTATGCAGTGCGGTACAAGAGCCTTGTCACAGATGATGAATGCCGGCCGCTGATCGAGGTCGTCAGTGAGGACGAGATGAGGCCTGAGCCACCCAAAGTTTTGGCATCTGGGTTTGCTTTATTTGAAGAGGTTGATGCGTTTGACAATGATGGTTGGTGGGTGGGCAAGATTACTGGCAGGAAAGGCTCTAACTACTGTGTCTTCTTTCATATATATGGGATTGAGATTGCCTACCCGTTTTCTCAGTTGAGGGCTCATCTTCAATGGGTCGGTGGCAAGTGGGTTTCTTCCAAGAACAGGGTCTTTTGA